GCGGAGGAGTCGCATGCCGCGTCACCCGGAACTCGTCCCCTCGCTGGCCGCGATCGGCGGTTCGGTCTTCTCGTCGCTCGCACACCGGCTGGCGGCGCACGAGGGGGAGGTCTACCCCCTCCACGTCGGCGACACGTGGCTCGAGCCGGCCGAGGGGTGCCGGATGGAGGACCTGTCGGTCGCCGAGCATCCGGGGATGCACCGGTACGCGCCGCCGCAGGGGCTTCCCGCCCTGCTCGAGCGGATCGCCGCGCGGGCGGAGCGCCGGATGGGCGTCCCGACGTCGCCGGAGGACGTGCTGGTGGCCGCCGGAGCCACCGGAGCGCTCGGTGCCGTCTGCGGGGCCGTGGTCGCCCCCGGGGAACAGGTGCTGCTCGCCGCCCCGTACTGGCCGCTGATCCCGGGCATCGTCCGCTGTTTCCATGGCGAGCCGGTGCCGGTGCCGCTGATCGGCGCAGCCGGCTCGCCCGAAGAGGCGGTGGCGCGCCTCGAGGCCGCGCGGACGGAGCGCACGGCCGCCCTCTACGTGAACTCCCCCAACAACCCCACCGGGAAGGTCCTGCCGCCGGCCTGGCTCGAGGCGATCGCCGCGTGGGCTCGCGCCAAGGGGCTCTGGCTGATCGCCGACGAGGTCTACGAGGACTACGTCTACCAGGGCGAGCACCGCTACGTGAGGTCGCTGGCTCCCGAGCGGACCTTCTCCGCCCACTCGTTTTCGAAGGCGTACGGGATGGCCGGCAACCGGTGCGGGTACGTGATCGGCCCGCGCGAGGCGATGCCGGAGCTGCGGAAGGTCAGCACGCACGCGTTCTACGCGACGCCGACCGCCTCCCAGCTCGCCGCGGTGCGCGCGCTCGACGGTGCGGGGGACGCCTGGGTCGAGCGCGTGCGGCCGCTCTACCGCGAGCTCGGCCGGCGCGCCGCGGAGAAGCTCGGCGTCCCGCCGCCCGAAGGATCCACGTTCCTGTTCCTCGACGTGCGCAGCGCC
The Acidobacteriota bacterium genome window above contains:
- a CDS encoding pyridoxal phosphate-dependent aminotransferase, whose protein sequence is MPRHPELVPSLAAIGGSVFSSLAHRLAAHEGEVYPLHVGDTWLEPAEGCRMEDLSVAEHPGMHRYAPPQGLPALLERIAARAERRMGVPTSPEDVLVAAGATGALGAVCGAVVAPGEQVLLAAPYWPLIPGIVRCFHGEPVPVPLIGAAGSPEEAVARLEAARTERTAALYVNSPNNPTGKVLPPAWLEAIAAWARAKGLWLIADEVYEDYVYQGEHRYVRSLAPERTFSAHSFSKAYGMAGNRCGYVIGPREAMPELRKVSTHAFYATPTASQLAAVRALDGAGDAWVERVRPLYRELGRRAAEKLGVPPPEGSTFLFLDVRSALDERGLLGFLERCADRGLFLAPGPSFGPYPTHVRVCFTSAEPERVERGLAVLAELLAG